The genomic window TCAACGAGTACGCGTCCGACATCCATCGCATCACCCTCAGCTTCTCGGATCATAGAGCGCCTTCCTGATTCCAAATACCAACAGGGGGCATCCGCCAGCCCCGCCACCTTCGATCTTCGGGAGAAGTTTTCGCATGTGCGTCGTTGATTCACCATACGACGCGCCGCG from Candidatus Binatia bacterium includes these protein-coding regions:
- a CDS encoding BglII/BstYI family type II restriction endonuclease, yielding RGASYGESTTHMRKLLPKIEGGGAGGCPLLVFGIRKALYDPRS